The Dehalococcoidia bacterium genome window below encodes:
- a CDS encoding cytidylate kinase-like family protein — protein sequence MPIITIDGQIGSGGREIGLMAATALGAEYYDQAIIKQAAHRLGATVEAVEEKHSVPVRARDRVVRFLTNFLEKSAAAGAAGDPFLGPTGIELLLTRTYPEASVPTITRAQELDDKHFIEVHRAVLRDIAGTGNAVILGRGGVVALQGWPGALHVDTVAPIEQRIKRTMERLKMDVTTAEKHARDTEAARLAYFHKYFKVDANDPSLYHMVFNTAQLPLDFLANLVVEAARKMQTLKT from the coding sequence ATGCCAATCATCACTATTGACGGGCAGATCGGCAGCGGCGGACGAGAGATAGGCCTCATGGCGGCCACCGCGCTGGGCGCTGAGTACTACGATCAGGCCATCATCAAGCAGGCGGCGCACCGCCTGGGGGCCACTGTCGAGGCCGTCGAAGAGAAGCACTCGGTGCCCGTCCGCGCACGGGACCGGGTGGTCCGTTTCTTAACGAACTTCCTGGAAAAGTCCGCGGCGGCGGGCGCCGCGGGCGACCCCTTCCTCGGCCCCACCGGCATTGAGCTTCTCCTGACCCGCACTTATCCAGAGGCATCAGTGCCCACCATCACGCGGGCTCAGGAGCTGGACGACAAGCACTTCATCGAGGTGCATCGAGCGGTACTGCGGGATATCGCCGGCACCGGCAACGCCGTCATCCTGGGTCGCGGCGGCGTAGTCGCGCTTCAGGGGTGGCCGGGTGCCCTCCATGTGGACACGGTTGCCCCAATTGAGCAGCGGATCAAGAGGACCATGGAACGCCTGAAGATGGACGTCACCACCGCCGAGAAGCATGCGCGGGACACGGAAGCAGCCCGCCTCGCCTACTTCCACAAGTACTTCAAAGTGGACGCGAATGACCCCTCGCTGTACCATATGGTCTTCAACACAGCCCAGCTTCCGCTGGACTTTCTTGCGAACCTTGTGGTTGAAGCGGCGCGCAAGATGCAAACGTTGAAGACGTAA
- a CDS encoding RpiB/LacA/LacB family sugar-phosphate isomerase, with translation MRLAVGSDECTPLAEAVVAELRRRGHQVLLFGALAGVNPQWPDVARHVGEAVAQGQCDQGVLFCWTGTGVSIAANKITGIRAALCGDAVTASGARRWNDANILCMSLRHTSEAVAKEILDAWFTANPDPTEAENIRKVQEMERTRVAH, from the coding sequence ATGCGGCTCGCAGTTGGTAGCGATGAGTGCACCCCTCTTGCCGAGGCCGTCGTGGCCGAGCTACGGCGCCGCGGCCATCAGGTGCTGCTCTTCGGGGCGCTCGCTGGCGTGAACCCCCAGTGGCCTGACGTGGCGCGCCACGTCGGCGAGGCAGTCGCCCAGGGCCAATGCGACCAGGGTGTCCTCTTCTGCTGGACGGGAACGGGCGTCAGCATCGCCGCAAACAAGATCACGGGCATTCGAGCCGCCCTGTGCGGGGACGCCGTGACGGCGTCCGGCGCCCGGCGTTGGAACGACGCCAACATCCTCTGCATGAGCCTCCGGCACACCTCCGAGGCGGTGGCCAAGGAGATACTGGACGCCTGGTTCACGGCAAACCCTGACCCGACTGAGGCCGAGAACATCCGGAAGGTCCAGGAAATGGAGCGGACGCGCGTGGCGCACTAG
- the xerD gene encoding site-specific tyrosine recombinase XerD produces the protein MTMRERVDAFLDHLMVEKDFSGNTTAAYQNDLTQLADFMAAHKNSTDGAVRWEAVDRATLSEYIIHLRNERGYAPTTVARKVAAVKSFFAFLLEEGIVKADPTEELSAPKVGRSLPKPISPEAVALLLQQPAKRNTPEAKRDQAMLELLYASGMRVSELVSLNLPDVATQSGQGQVRCLGKGRKERIIPIHDQAVDVLKHYVEDARPDLLRQDANEQALFLNRRGDRLTRQGFWLILKNYAKAANIQGDVTPHTLRHSFATHMLQGGSNLREVQELLGHANISTTQVYTQLTTDFVRGEYDKAHPRAS, from the coding sequence ATGACAATGAGAGAGCGCGTTGACGCATTCCTCGATCACCTCATGGTCGAAAAGGACTTCTCCGGCAACACCACAGCCGCCTACCAGAATGACCTGACTCAGCTTGCCGACTTCATGGCCGCCCACAAGAACTCCACGGACGGCGCCGTGAGATGGGAGGCCGTGGACCGCGCCACCCTGTCCGAATACATCATCCATCTGCGCAACGAACGGGGCTACGCGCCGACGACGGTCGCGCGCAAAGTGGCCGCGGTCAAGTCGTTCTTCGCCTTCCTGCTGGAGGAGGGAATCGTCAAGGCTGACCCCACGGAAGAACTCAGTGCGCCCAAGGTGGGCCGCTCACTGCCCAAGCCCATCTCCCCTGAGGCGGTCGCGCTCCTGCTGCAGCAGCCCGCCAAGCGCAACACCCCGGAAGCGAAACGGGACCAGGCCATGCTCGAACTCCTGTACGCCTCAGGGATGCGGGTCTCCGAGCTCGTCTCGCTGAACCTGCCGGACGTAGCCACCCAAAGCGGACAGGGGCAGGTGCGCTGCCTGGGCAAAGGACGCAAGGAGCGCATCATCCCCATCCACGACCAGGCGGTGGACGTGCTGAAGCACTACGTTGAAGATGCGCGGCCCGACCTGTTGAGGCAGGACGCCAACGAGCAGGCCCTTTTCCTCAACCGCCGAGGTGACAGGCTGACACGCCAGGGCTTTTGGCTTATCCTGAAGAACTACGCCAAGGCTGCCAACATTCAGGGGGACGTCACCCCGCACACGCTGCGTCACAGCTTTGCGACGCACATGCTCCAGGGTGGGTCAAACCTTCGGGAAGTACAGGAGCTTCTGGGCCACGCCAACATCTCGACGACTCAAGTCTATACTCAACTTACCACCGACTTCGTCCGCGGCGAATACGATAAGGCCCATCCGCGGGCCAGCTAG
- a CDS encoding cytochrome c biogenesis protein CcdA, whose protein sequence is MDTQSITLLIAFGAGVLSFLSPCSLPLVPVYLAHLAGVGASADAAQGRQKVAFFHSLAFVLGFSVLFVSLGASIGLLGSVLSSYMPLLRRVAGVLLVVLGLHVMGVFRIPFLYYDKRFSYVGSSRPSYWRSLMIGGAFAAGWTPCVGPILAGIFTLAWTTQTAAQGALLLAVYSAGLGLPFLLAGLGVSRLMGFFRKMNRYLRPVEIVSGALVVGVGVLVFFNALVFLNQYFDFFGLGSGI, encoded by the coding sequence GTGGACACTCAAAGCATAACCCTTCTCATAGCTTTTGGGGCGGGAGTCCTGTCCTTCCTCTCGCCGTGCAGCCTCCCGCTGGTGCCCGTGTACCTGGCGCACTTGGCGGGCGTCGGCGCCTCCGCGGACGCTGCTCAGGGCCGCCAGAAGGTGGCCTTCTTCCATTCACTGGCGTTCGTCCTTGGCTTCTCTGTTCTGTTCGTCTCGCTGGGAGCGTCCATAGGGTTGCTGGGTTCCGTGCTCTCGTCCTACATGCCGCTGCTTCGGCGGGTTGCCGGCGTACTGCTGGTGGTGCTGGGCCTTCATGTTATGGGAGTGTTCCGCATCCCTTTTCTCTACTATGACAAGCGATTCTCTTATGTGGGAAGCTCCCGGCCCAGCTATTGGCGCTCGCTTATGATCGGTGGCGCGTTCGCCGCGGGCTGGACGCCCTGCGTAGGCCCCATTCTGGCGGGCATCTTCACGCTGGCCTGGACCACCCAGACGGCGGCCCAGGGGGCGCTGCTGCTGGCCGTTTACTCCGCGGGCCTCGGTCTGCCTTTTCTGCTTGCGGGGCTGGGCGTAAGCCGGCTGATGGGGTTCTTCCGCAAGATGAACCGCTATCTGCGCCCCGTGGAGATTGTGAGCGGCGCGCTGGTGGTGGGCGTTGGCGTCCTGGTCTTCTTCAACGCGTTAGTCTTCCTGAACCAGTATTTTGATTTCTTTGGCCTGGGCAGCGGCATCTAA
- a CDS encoding TlpA disulfide reductase family protein, whose product MRIHRIHSLFAVIAIASLLVASCVPAEGAAGEAGSLPEAPKVGFLAPDFLLQSLDGRTVRMSDYRGSKPVLLNFWATWCGPCQIEMPHMQKAWQTVGGRDKVEMLMVDVGETPEKAKGFLSRYGYTFTAVVDGDQSVSGGKYNVFGLPTTFLIDRKGVIRSMKIGPFVSEEDVVAQLQAIINF is encoded by the coding sequence ATGCGGATCCACCGAATCCACTCTCTGTTCGCGGTCATTGCGATAGCAAGTCTGCTTGTCGCGAGCTGTGTCCCCGCTGAGGGAGCAGCCGGAGAGGCAGGCTCTCTGCCGGAGGCGCCAAAGGTGGGCTTTCTAGCGCCGGACTTTTTGTTGCAGAGCCTGGACGGGCGGACCGTGCGGATGAGCGACTATCGGGGCAGCAAGCCCGTGCTGCTGAACTTCTGGGCGACCTGGTGCGGGCCGTGTCAGATTGAGATGCCGCACATGCAAAAAGCCTGGCAGACCGTGGGCGGGCGGGACAAGGTGGAGATGCTGATGGTGGACGTAGGCGAAACGCCGGAGAAGGCTAAGGGGTTTCTGTCCAGATACGGGTACACGTTTACCGCAGTGGTGGACGGTGATCAGAGCGTCAGCGGCGGCAAGTATAACGTGTTCGGCCTGCCCACCACTTTCCTCATTGACAGGAAGGGCGTCATTCGCTCCATGAAGATAGGCCCCTTTGTCTCCGAGGAGGACGTGGTGGCGCAGCTTCAGGCGATCATCAACTTCTAG
- the recJ gene encoding single-stranded-DNA-specific exonuclease RecJ, with amino-acid sequence MGHAMKYRWRVPPPVPPNERAALAGLSPVLVRLLHNRGMRGRAEADAFLAPGPELQADPSLLPDIDLAVARLLKATRSGEAIGVFGDFDCDGVTSAAVLALALEGLGGRIVPYIPDRVSEGHGLNVAALETLRRAGCRLVVTTDCGVSNVAEVAQAVSMGMDVIITDHHTVPPSLPPALAVVNPRRTDSRYPPSDLASVGVSYKVAQALYQAAGQPEREDLLDLVAVGTIADLSPLLRENRYLVTRGLAELNQTQKPGLRALLAQSGVKPGAVDVQTVSYALAPRINAASRMDHASASYRLLVTPSADEARQIAAELDMLNGERKRLTEELAARAEEQVAQRGLAPLLMVQGAEFPPGIVGLVASRLVDGYGRPAVVVSAGDQLSRGSCRSIPEFNIVAALTECKDLFVQFGGHAQAAGFTIESAKLGTLRERLVDIAARQLAGVDLRPVLDVDAEAGPSALVGPPWVDIQRMAPFGVGNPQPTFVARGARVAACRPVGNGGKHLSMSLRHNGAIWSGIAFGLGDISVRSGDCVDAAYTLLLDTWNGETTLKLKVLDVALAGPGR; translated from the coding sequence ATGGGCCACGCGATGAAGTACCGCTGGCGCGTCCCGCCTCCCGTCCCGCCCAACGAGAGGGCCGCCCTGGCGGGACTCTCGCCCGTCCTCGTCCGGCTGCTCCACAATCGAGGCATGCGCGGCAGGGCCGAGGCGGATGCTTTCCTGGCGCCCGGGCCAGAGCTTCAAGCCGACCCGTCGCTCCTGCCGGACATTGACCTCGCGGTCGCACGCCTGCTGAAGGCGACGCGCTCCGGCGAAGCCATCGGCGTGTTCGGCGACTTCGACTGCGACGGCGTCACGTCCGCCGCCGTGCTCGCCCTGGCGCTGGAGGGCCTCGGCGGGCGCATCGTGCCCTACATCCCCGACCGCGTGAGCGAGGGCCACGGCCTGAACGTGGCCGCGCTGGAGACGCTGCGGCGGGCCGGTTGCCGTCTAGTGGTCACAACGGACTGCGGCGTCAGCAATGTCGCCGAGGTGGCGCAGGCGGTAAGCATGGGCATGGACGTCATCATCACCGACCACCACACCGTGCCGCCGAGCCTGCCGCCCGCCTTGGCCGTCGTCAACCCGCGCCGGACCGACTCCCGGTATCCGCCGTCGGACCTGGCGAGTGTCGGGGTCTCCTACAAGGTCGCCCAGGCGCTCTACCAGGCGGCGGGACAACCGGAGCGCGAAGACCTGTTGGACCTGGTCGCGGTCGGGACTATCGCTGACCTATCGCCACTCCTCCGCGAGAACCGCTACCTGGTGACGCGCGGGCTTGCCGAACTGAACCAGACGCAAAAGCCCGGCCTGCGCGCGTTGCTGGCGCAAAGCGGCGTCAAGCCTGGCGCCGTTGATGTGCAGACCGTGAGCTACGCCCTCGCCCCGCGCATCAACGCGGCGAGCCGCATGGACCACGCCAGCGCAAGCTATCGCCTGCTTGTCACGCCCTCGGCGGACGAGGCACGGCAGATCGCCGCGGAGCTGGACATGCTCAACGGCGAGCGCAAGCGCCTCACCGAAGAGCTGGCGGCCCGCGCGGAGGAGCAGGTGGCCCAACGGGGGCTGGCGCCGCTCCTCATGGTGCAGGGCGCCGAGTTTCCGCCGGGTATCGTCGGGCTTGTGGCCAGCCGCCTGGTGGACGGGTACGGGCGTCCCGCGGTCGTGGTGTCGGCGGGCGACCAACTAAGCCGTGGGAGCTGCCGCAGCATCCCCGAGTTCAATATCGTTGCGGCGCTCACGGAGTGCAAGGACTTGTTCGTGCAGTTTGGCGGCCACGCTCAGGCAGCGGGCTTCACCATCGAAAGCGCCAAGCTGGGGACATTGAGAGAGCGTCTGGTGGACATCGCGGCGCGGCAACTCGCGGGCGTGGACCTGCGTCCCGTTCTGGACGTTGACGCCGAGGCGGGGCCGTCGGCCCTGGTCGGCCCGCCCTGGGTGGACATTCAGCGCATGGCGCCGTTTGGCGTCGGCAACCCTCAGCCAACGTTCGTAGCTCGGGGCGCACGGGTCGCCGCATGCAGGCCCGTGGGCAATGGCGGCAAACACCTGAGCATGTCGCTCAGGCACAACGGCGCTATCTGGAGCGGAATCGCCTTCGGTCTGGGAGACATCTCGGTGCGCTCCGGCGATTGCGTGGACGCGGCCTACACCCTGCTTCTGGACACATGGAACGGCGAAACGACGCTCAAGCTGAAGGTGCTGGACGTGGCCCTCGCGGGTCCGGGGCGCTAG